In the genome of Mycoplasmopsis pulmonis, one region contains:
- a CDS encoding MSC_0775 family lipoprotein: MTQKEKKQKNKFKKLIKLLSLGIALPLVASFGVVACSTPTQKENQTNSDTSQSTNQPDKNDSSTSLIKTHKELAIDHNKSAYQLNKFLELKLDKHIKVEIENNLDVSNVLAEHFNSNGQWKKLKLNTSALESDEVKNILKANKIDLTKFKFYINENSILVDEQDSRKINFNIHINAVETKENFKLFSSHIIESTYSGFKKNPSELRNMSALEKFIEDNPQKISLKSDKNQNDISFFDIQEEFRKLEDDDFEKLLVKRKDLLKKYFDLQNLENKNEAINFKVNKVYIDNNKENTLAINLRIIRAKLKEVLIRQQDQSLAKRKVTVFTSKEMIFKVSKDTGAMRVKKDDLEFIKANAKLRAFDYSSAYNFDFENMEDSLSKVIVDSTHKKLKYKVLDVTKNDQYTRSWKVKITSISEDPNLDKIEFVKNFEVPERAYIFNQELQDVNKNYSMDLGEFQANQLTEVTDSLRQRLQSPIVSGGWLDIRSIYHARKVLEVTKQLHLAEDVLVEKGTKILAPFDGEIVAAYYLKSERIGYGIGTVTILKVKKKDLIGHVDQSVIDNELAETDSIFISFIHLDDSYLKELGTVKEYKSNIVGRKQERITAAVEEISAKSPKKVKKGDVIGIVGTIQNNGGWVPHVHVEVYYGSSNWYTKEGIKQGLWQRGIHSNTPLYNSYDSSKPEFNPLALKPQAVTYARSKLYHKIDDPSTLAPGEIIDEKYDRRIFYNDYIAYRQYGVLNPNLFFRFNGSSSLKFNIFDIFPNLEEEQE, encoded by the coding sequence ATGACTCAAAAAGAAAAAAAGCAAAAAAATAAATTTAAAAAGTTAATTAAATTATTATCACTAGGCATAGCATTGCCATTGGTAGCTTCTTTTGGTGTTGTTGCTTGTTCAACACCAACACAAAAAGAAAATCAAACAAATTCTGATACAAGCCAAAGTACAAATCAACCAGATAAAAATGATAGTTCAACTTCTTTAATAAAAACTCATAAAGAACTAGCAATTGATCACAATAAATCAGCTTATCAATTAAATAAATTTTTAGAGTTAAAACTTGACAAACATATAAAAGTTGAAATTGAAAATAATCTAGATGTTTCTAATGTTTTGGCTGAGCATTTTAATTCAAATGGTCAATGAAAAAAATTAAAACTTAATACAAGTGCACTAGAGAGTGATGAAGTTAAAAATATACTAAAAGCAAATAAAATAGATCTAACTAAATTTAAATTTTACATAAATGAAAATTCAATTTTAGTTGATGAACAAGACTCTAGAAAAATCAATTTTAACATTCACATTAATGCAGTTGAAACAAAGGAAAATTTTAAACTTTTTTCATCTCATATAATTGAATCAACTTATTCAGGATTTAAGAAAAATCCAAGTGAATTAAGAAATATGAGTGCACTAGAAAAATTCATTGAAGACAACCCACAAAAAATTTCATTAAAAAGTGATAAAAATCAAAATGACATTTCATTTTTTGACATCCAAGAAGAGTTTAGAAAACTTGAAGATGATGATTTTGAAAAGCTATTGGTTAAAAGAAAAGATCTACTTAAAAAATATTTCGATTTACAAAATTTAGAAAATAAAAATGAAGCTATTAACTTTAAAGTAAATAAAGTTTATATAGATAATAACAAAGAAAATACATTAGCTATTAATCTTAGAATAATAAGAGCTAAGCTAAAAGAAGTTTTAATTCGACAACAAGATCAAAGTTTAGCTAAAAGAAAAGTAACAGTCTTTACTTCAAAAGAAATGATTTTTAAAGTTTCTAAAGACACTGGTGCTATGAGAGTTAAAAAAGATGATTTAGAATTTATAAAAGCAAATGCTAAATTAAGAGCTTTTGACTATAGCTCTGCTTACAACTTTGATTTTGAAAATATGGAAGATTCTCTTTCAAAAGTTATTGTTGATTCAACTCATAAAAAACTTAAATACAAAGTTTTAGATGTTACTAAAAATGATCAATATACAAGATCATGAAAAGTAAAAATTACTAGCATAAGTGAAGATCCAAACTTAGACAAAATTGAATTTGTAAAAAACTTTGAAGTTCCTGAAAGAGCTTACATTTTTAATCAAGAACTTCAAGATGTAAATAAAAACTATTCAATGGATCTAGGAGAGTTTCAAGCTAACCAATTAACTGAAGTAACTGATTCTCTAAGACAAAGACTTCAAAGCCCAATTGTCTCTGGAGGTTGACTTGATATTAGAAGCATTTATCATGCTAGAAAAGTTTTAGAAGTTACAAAACAACTTCATTTAGCAGAAGATGTTCTAGTTGAAAAAGGAACTAAAATTTTAGCTCCTTTTGATGGTGAAATTGTTGCAGCTTATTATTTAAAATCAGAACGCATTGGTTATGGTATTGGAACAGTTACAATTCTTAAAGTTAAGAAAAAAGATTTAATAGGACATGTAGATCAAAGTGTAATTGATAATGAATTAGCTGAAACAGATAGCATTTTCATAAGTTTTATCCACTTAGATGATTCATATCTAAAAGAGCTAGGCACTGTTAAAGAATACAAAAGTAATATAGTTGGAAGAAAGCAAGAAAGAATAACTGCTGCTGTTGAAGAAATAAGTGCCAAAAGTCCTAAAAAAGTTAAAAAAGGTGATGTCATTGGCATTGTAGGAACTATTCAAAATAATGGTGGATGAGTTCCACATGTCCATGTTGAAGTTTATTATGGTAGTTCTAACTGATACACTAAAGAAGGAATAAAACAAGGACTATGACAACGAGGAATTCATAGCAATACTCCTTTATACAATTCTTATGATTCAAGCAAGCCTGAATTTAATCCTTTGGCATTAAAACCTCAAGCTGTAACTTATGCTAGAAGTAAACTTTATCACAAAATAGATGATCCTAGTACTCTAGCTCCAGGTGAGATAATTGATGAAAAATATGATAGAAGAATTTTCTATAATGACTACATAGCTTATAGACAATATGGAGTTTTAAATCCTAATTTATTTTTTAGATTTAACGGAAGTTCATCTTTAAAATTCAATATTTTTGATATTTTTCCTAACTTAGAAGAAGAACAAGAATAA
- a CDS encoding dihydrolipoyl dehydrogenase — MEKFDFVIIGSGPGGYSLALILSKLGKKVAIAERKNFGGSCINEGCVPTKGLVKVARTYELIKNSSKFGIKVNDFSFDWKQIIKRKNEIKDTLNNSIEKNLELNNVKIFKAEAKVLKDKSIEVNNTKIYAEKIIIATGSRARKISFDGSDKALEKQVLVDSNYLLDMQEVPKSIAFIGAGPISLELGYVLSALGSDVTLLEGRDQILANFDHDVREEVLKYLEQKNIKYFTSTKVLKYDQDGLHFSVGEKNKVINPEKIALSVGREANLEAVEDLDLELNPNKTIKVDDKLETSIKGIYALGDVTGKMMLSTIAYKHGDVIVNNLINNKEVKLDYKKVPHTIYLSPEISSIGLSEEEAKKTYGENLLAIKIPSERLPRNHADGNLGYGFFKLIINKDTKQVLGASIILENSSLIINEISIAMNNDLTIYDLAKSPHVHPTLAEALYYAIRDLSFQ; from the coding sequence ATGGAAAAATTTGATTTTGTGATTATCGGCTCAGGTCCAGGTGGCTATTCACTAGCTCTTATTCTTTCTAAATTAGGTAAAAAAGTAGCTATAGCTGAAAGAAAAAACTTTGGTGGATCATGTATAAATGAAGGTTGTGTACCAACTAAAGGACTAGTTAAAGTAGCTAGAACTTATGAGTTAATTAAAAATTCATCTAAATTCGGAATTAAAGTAAATGATTTTTCTTTTGATTGAAAGCAAATCATCAAAAGAAAAAATGAAATTAAAGATACTCTAAATAATTCAATAGAAAAAAACTTAGAACTTAACAATGTTAAAATTTTTAAAGCAGAGGCTAAAGTTTTAAAAGACAAAAGTATTGAAGTTAATAATACAAAAATTTATGCTGAGAAAATAATAATAGCAACAGGCTCAAGAGCTAGAAAAATTAGCTTTGATGGCTCAGACAAAGCCCTTGAAAAACAAGTTTTAGTTGATTCAAATTACTTATTAGATATGCAAGAAGTGCCTAAAAGCATTGCTTTTATAGGAGCTGGTCCAATATCTCTTGAACTAGGATATGTTCTTAGTGCTTTAGGCTCAGATGTAACTTTGCTTGAAGGAAGAGATCAAATTCTAGCTAATTTTGACCATGATGTTAGAGAAGAAGTTTTAAAATACTTAGAGCAAAAAAACATTAAATATTTTACAAGTACTAAAGTTTTAAAATATGACCAAGACGGACTTCATTTTTCTGTTGGTGAAAAAAACAAAGTTATTAACCCTGAAAAAATAGCCCTTTCAGTAGGAAGAGAGGCTAATTTAGAGGCTGTAGAGGATTTAGATCTTGAATTAAATCCTAACAAAACAATAAAAGTTGATGATAAATTAGAAACTTCTATAAAAGGAATTTATGCACTAGGAGATGTTACTGGAAAAATGATGCTCTCAACCATTGCCTATAAACATGGTGATGTTATAGTTAATAATCTTATAAATAATAAAGAAGTAAAACTTGATTATAAAAAAGTACCTCACACTATTTATTTATCTCCAGAAATTTCATCTATAGGCCTAAGTGAAGAAGAGGCTAAAAAAACTTATGGAGAAAATCTGCTAGCTATAAAAATTCCTTCAGAAAGACTTCCAAGAAATCACGCTGATGGTAATCTTGGATATGGATTTTTTAAGCTTATAATTAACAAAGATACAAAACAAGTTTTAGGAGCTTCAATTATTTTAGAAAATAGCTCACTAATAATCAATGAAATTTCTATTGCAATGAACAATGATTTAACTATTTATGATCTTGCAAAAAGCCCTCATGTTCACCCTACTTTAGCTGAGGCTCTTTATTATGCAATCAGAGATTTATCATTTCAATAA
- a CDS encoding DHH family phosphoesterase, whose protein sequence is MEIGSKDEIISAIEKHDSIVVFHHIRPDGDCLGSQAGLYELIKDNYPNKKVYKIGNSYDNFKFLDFSFNKEEEIDFTNSLALVPDVSAFDRIENSELFASSKFKSRARIDHHEVGQNPLYEYSWVIPEYVAAAEMVAELAFYANWKISLKAAQYIYLGITTDSSRFLHSPERSNPLRLGAKLMDLGFDPSVLYFNLYKKTMDDLKFQGYVLTNFKKEGKVLYLDLYNNIWEKFNLSRSQAANFVNSLANIDENLVWVFFIEEENQIRARIRSNGPAVNLIASKYTGGGHKFAAGASICTQEQKQNLISELNQAIEEYLKTQANK, encoded by the coding sequence ATGGAAATAGGCTCTAAAGACGAAATTATAAGTGCAATTGAAAAACACGATAGCATCGTGGTTTTTCATCATATTAGACCAGATGGAGATTGTCTTGGATCTCAAGCTGGTTTATATGAATTAATTAAGGATAACTATCCTAATAAAAAAGTTTATAAAATTGGTAATTCTTACGATAACTTCAAATTTTTAGACTTTAGTTTTAACAAAGAAGAGGAAATTGATTTTACAAATTCACTAGCTCTTGTCCCTGATGTTAGTGCTTTTGATAGAATTGAAAATTCAGAGCTTTTTGCCTCATCAAAATTTAAATCTAGAGCTAGAATTGACCATCATGAAGTGGGTCAAAATCCTCTTTATGAATATTCATGGGTAATTCCAGAATATGTAGCAGCAGCTGAAATGGTAGCTGAGCTTGCTTTTTATGCAAACTGGAAAATTTCATTAAAAGCAGCTCAATATATTTATCTAGGAATAACAACTGATAGCTCTCGCTTTTTACACTCTCCAGAAAGGTCAAATCCTCTTAGGCTAGGGGCTAAATTAATGGATTTAGGCTTTGATCCAAGTGTTCTTTATTTTAATCTTTATAAAAAAACTATGGATGATCTTAAATTTCAAGGATATGTTTTAACCAACTTTAAAAAAGAAGGTAAAGTTTTATATTTGGATCTATATAACAATATTTGAGAAAAATTTAATCTTTCAAGATCACAAGCTGCCAATTTTGTTAACTCACTAGCAAATATTGATGAAAACTTAGTTTGAGTTTTTTTCATTGAAGAAGAAAATCAAATAAGAGCAAGAATTAGATCAAATGGCCCAGCAGTGAATTTAATTGCTTCAAAATACACAGGTGGAGGACATAAATTTGCAGCTGGAGCTTCAATATGCACTCAAGAACAAAAACAAAACTTGATTAGTGAATTAAACCAGGCCATTGAAGAGTATTTAAAAACTCAAGCAAATAAATAA
- a CDS encoding FAD-dependent oxidoreductase, with translation MKVVVVGANHAGTSFIRTFKQLNKTDELVVYDRNTNTSFLGCGIALWVGGEFKSPEGLFYSSPEKLAKLGAKVHLEKELINVDYKTKTLTFKDLQTNKEFTDTYDKLVFSLGTSPIVPPFKGIDYKNIIVSKLFQHAEEIFKKAESKEVKNVVVIGAGYIGVELAEAFIKHGKNTTLVDLQERVIPNYFDEEFTSKMEDSMRKHGLKVQLGEKVQEFQSKDGTNVSAVVTDKGTYEADLVILAIGFRPNAQFLNFDKTVNGALKVSPRQNVLLDGQEVKEIYAIGDSAAMIHNVTNQHQHVALATNAVKTGVIAALDMVGQGIDFPGVTGTNAISVFGCHYSSTGMTEKSAKNFGINAVSTEYFEDFDRPEFMNDKSKVGFKVTYEKGTLRLLGAQVGSWSDHIHTEVIYAFSLAIQQGLTLPQLALMDVYFLPHFNKPFNFMLTPILKALGINYE, from the coding sequence ATGAAAGTTGTGGTTGTAGGCGCTAATCATGCTGGAACAAGCTTTATTAGAACCTTTAAGCAATTAAACAAAACTGATGAACTAGTTGTTTATGATAGAAATACTAACACATCATTTTTAGGTTGTGGTATTGCTCTATGGGTAGGAGGAGAATTTAAATCTCCTGAAGGACTATTTTATTCATCACCAGAAAAATTAGCTAAATTAGGTGCTAAAGTTCACCTTGAAAAAGAATTAATAAATGTTGATTACAAAACAAAAACTTTAACATTTAAAGATTTACAAACAAACAAAGAATTTACAGATACATATGATAAGTTAGTATTTTCACTTGGAACTTCTCCAATTGTTCCTCCATTTAAAGGTATCGATTACAAAAACATCATTGTTTCAAAACTATTTCAACACGCTGAAGAAATCTTCAAAAAAGCTGAATCAAAAGAAGTTAAAAATGTAGTAGTTATTGGAGCTGGTTACATTGGAGTTGAATTAGCTGAAGCTTTTATCAAACATGGTAAAAACACTACATTAGTTGATCTGCAAGAAAGAGTTATTCCAAATTACTTTGATGAAGAATTTACCTCAAAAATGGAAGATTCTATGAGAAAACACGGACTTAAAGTTCAACTTGGAGAAAAAGTTCAAGAATTCCAAAGTAAAGACGGAACAAATGTTAGTGCAGTTGTTACTGACAAAGGAACATATGAAGCTGACCTTGTAATTTTAGCTATTGGATTTAGACCAAATGCTCAGTTTTTAAATTTTGATAAAACAGTAAACGGAGCTTTAAAAGTTTCACCTAGACAAAATGTTCTATTAGATGGTCAAGAAGTTAAAGAAATCTATGCAATTGGTGATTCAGCTGCTATGATTCATAACGTAACTAACCAACACCAACATGTAGCTCTTGCTACAAATGCTGTTAAAACTGGTGTTATAGCAGCTCTTGATATGGTAGGACAAGGCATTGATTTTCCTGGTGTAACTGGAACAAATGCCATTTCAGTTTTTGGCTGCCATTATTCATCAACTGGTATGACTGAAAAAAGTGCTAAAAACTTTGGTATTAATGCAGTTTCAACAGAATACTTTGAAGACTTTGACAGACCTGAATTTATGAACGATAAATCAAAAGTTGGATTTAAAGTAACTTATGAAAAAGGAACACTAAGACTTCTAGGTGCTCAAGTTGGTTCTTGAAGTGATCATATCCACACCGAAGTTATCTATGCCTTTTCACTGGCAATTCAACAAGGGCTAACGCTTCCTCAATTGGCATTAATGGATGTATATTTCTTGCCGCACTTCAATAAGCCATTTAACTTTATGTTAACGCCAATTTTAAAAGCCCTTGGTATCAATTACGAATAA
- a CDS encoding P68 family surface lipoprotein, with amino-acid sequence MQKKFKKMFYKSVVGLASVAILSTAVISCSKKKGFDQQFDNKIQVLHTFSATGKHTEALNALIEKYNQVMANDPNFIPVQASQLDGGYAKSRQEVETKLISGDSTGFYNLVINYPDLVATLKNYDMNLNFADEDPNLNVDVVVFADQFNKINTGSEHLIGKGIWAIPANKSGFVLSVNSPVFAYVYESAMAQGAKVDPQDKEYFENFVKRGQSDKVNANNDKTWEGSEIEKIWGKPVDSGSFKDYVFKKSLFESYQDLIDFSNKVALTFPESTSTKEIDGKIYTAEGVLGVDTVANVIYSIAYSLVEGDDSKFIFNNTKTKSVIDFDSAFQQGSPEYENLKKSYEILRSGLPTKAVKILDDGDYASNYQKFHKMLFGLGSTSGYSFNYAKAGANKSLTLENKSVINGNFLSLIKGLKPKKPDGKDQKAGFLSYIQNGRHTNTIFKSTAAKEDVKNFDIQLSSPEVDAFLEAKLNGSPKTNPDFYGFISSESSIKDLIDKDKSLLASNGGQITILGKDYRNITFYYIDAEKSKFATGSDSATMQENELVTRIAPYKADSSRQKNVILAQGPSLIGIHANEKEDKGTKAFVKWLLTGTIDEISIGKQGEEIKYTNQSPISIFGTHSSYLIPTKEFFKNPVSVDKGKTPENKKELPQALDEAKRTSKSELERIFRLASNRNNNKVSAVDTIQRSEAFSTTLPSQVKTDEDLQKLISSLPLSEGYSAKFTLDKSKAHLNSDAEGKIYISLSVTSTKEGQKEEFYLLGMGKTRLNAAVQVLANAFRKTNDEPEQNVIYQDPIDLFSPKYRDSINNIFLTQAKAIRQNPNVANQDFEAFVENVKQKAKSTTQA; translated from the coding sequence ATGCAAAAAAAATTTAAAAAAATGTTTTACAAAAGTGTTGTTGGATTGGCCTCAGTTGCAATTTTATCCACAGCAGTCATTTCTTGTTCAAAAAAGAAAGGTTTTGATCAACAATTTGATAACAAAATTCAAGTTTTACACACTTTTTCTGCAACAGGAAAACACACTGAAGCTCTTAATGCTTTAATTGAAAAATATAATCAAGTTATGGCAAATGACCCTAACTTTATCCCTGTACAAGCTTCTCAACTAGATGGAGGATATGCAAAATCTAGACAAGAAGTTGAAACTAAATTAATCTCAGGAGATAGCACTGGATTTTATAATTTAGTTATTAATTACCCGGACTTAGTTGCTACATTAAAAAACTATGATATGAATTTAAATTTTGCCGATGAGGATCCTAATTTAAATGTTGATGTTGTAGTTTTTGCTGATCAATTTAACAAAATAAACACAGGAAGTGAGCACTTAATCGGTAAAGGAATTTGGGCAATTCCTGCTAATAAATCAGGATTTGTTTTATCTGTAAACTCTCCAGTTTTTGCTTATGTTTATGAAAGCGCTATGGCTCAAGGAGCAAAAGTTGATCCTCAAGACAAAGAATACTTTGAAAATTTTGTTAAAAGAGGACAAAGTGACAAAGTTAACGCTAATAACGACAAAACATGAGAAGGCTCAGAAATTGAAAAAATTTGAGGAAAGCCTGTAGATAGTGGATCTTTTAAAGATTATGTCTTTAAAAAATCATTATTTGAAAGTTATCAAGATCTAATTGATTTTTCAAATAAAGTTGCTCTGACATTTCCTGAATCTACTTCAACTAAAGAAATAGATGGAAAAATTTATACAGCTGAAGGTGTTTTAGGAGTTGACACTGTAGCTAATGTTATTTACTCAATTGCCTATAGTTTAGTTGAAGGAGATGATAGTAAATTTATCTTTAACAATACTAAAACTAAGAGTGTAATTGACTTTGACAGTGCTTTTCAACAAGGTAGTCCAGAATATGAAAATTTAAAAAAATCTTATGAAATTCTTAGATCAGGATTGCCTACAAAAGCTGTAAAAATCTTAGATGATGGAGACTATGCATCTAATTATCAAAAATTCCACAAAATGCTTTTTGGTTTAGGTTCTACATCTGGTTATTCATTTAACTATGCAAAAGCAGGAGCTAATAAATCTCTAACATTAGAAAACAAAAGTGTAATTAATGGAAATTTCCTTAGCTTAATTAAAGGTCTAAAACCAAAAAAACCTGATGGCAAAGATCAAAAAGCAGGATTTTTAAGTTATATTCAAAATGGAAGACACACTAACACAATATTTAAATCAACAGCAGCTAAAGAGGATGTTAAAAATTTTGATATTCAACTTTCTAGCCCTGAAGTTGATGCCTTTCTTGAAGCAAAACTTAATGGTTCTCCTAAAACAAATCCTGATTTTTATGGATTTATATCTTCTGAATCTTCAATAAAAGACTTAATTGACAAAGATAAGTCATTACTAGCTTCTAATGGTGGTCAAATAACTATACTTGGTAAAGACTATAGAAACATAACCTTCTACTACATAGATGCAGAAAAGTCAAAATTTGCTACAGGTTCAGATAGTGCAACTATGCAAGAAAATGAACTTGTTACAAGAATTGCTCCTTATAAAGCAGATAGCTCAAGGCAAAAGAATGTAATTCTTGCTCAAGGTCCTTCTTTAATTGGAATTCATGCCAATGAAAAAGAAGATAAAGGAACTAAAGCTTTTGTTAAATGACTATTAACAGGAACAATTGATGAAATTTCTATTGGAAAACAAGGTGAAGAAATTAAATATACAAATCAAAGTCCAATTTCAATTTTTGGAACTCACTCATCATATTTAATTCCTACAAAAGAATTCTTTAAAAATCCTGTAAGTGTTGACAAAGGTAAAACTCCAGAAAACAAAAAAGAACTTCCACAAGCTCTAGATGAGGCTAAAAGAACTTCTAAAAGCGAACTTGAAAGAATATTTAGACTAGCTTCAAATAGAAACAACAATAAAGTAAGTGCAGTAGATACAATTCAAAGATCAGAGGCCTTTTCAACAACCTTGCCTTCTCAAGTTAAAACAGATGAAGATTTACAAAAATTAATCTCAAGCCTTCCTCTTTCTGAAGGTTATAGTGCTAAATTTACTTTAGATAAATCAAAAGCTCATCTAAATAGCGATGCTGAAGGAAAAATTTACATAAGTCTAAGTGTAACATCAACTAAAGAAGGTCAAAAAGAAGAATTCTATCTTTTAGGAATGGGAAAAACAAGATTAAATGCAGCAGTGCAAGTTTTAGCAAATGCTTTTAGAAAAACTAATGACGAGCCTGAACAAAACGTTATATACCAAGATCCAATTGATTTATTTTCACCAAAATACAGAGATTCAATAAATAATATTTTCTTAACTCAAGCAAAAGCAATTAGACAAAATCCTAATGTTGCAAATCAAGATTTTGAAGCTTTTGTAGAAAATGTTAAACAAAAAGCTAAATCTACTACACAAGCATAA
- a CDS encoding thermonuclease family protein yields the protein MKKRTLFLILSLTSIALLPSVFISCSHSTEAKLREPKLNFNVDVEEFKNNHPGFEVYDGEMASYGDGDTFVVNLYRNPKNPTRAFATKIRIQLIDTPESSDINKDGKYSEAEKKWGKKASDKVKELIPLNSKVRVFLSGAKTYDREVGTVFFGENFSRNFSVEMINAGLARPNGIDFLKTQYENPKHMANFLAIELAYAFNSAINNKRGMFSDYPTWQETMKKVFVERGTGTAVYDNLFVGKANSIFKYENKNKEK from the coding sequence ATGAAAAAAAGAACATTATTTTTAATTTTATCTTTGACTTCAATTGCACTTTTACCTAGTGTCTTTATTTCTTGTAGCCATTCAACAGAGGCTAAATTAAGAGAGCCTAAATTAAACTTCAACGTTGATGTTGAAGAATTTAAGAATAACCATCCTGGTTTTGAAGTCTATGATGGAGAAATGGCTAGTTATGGAGATGGAGATACCTTTGTTGTTAATCTTTATAGAAATCCTAAAAATCCAACAAGAGCTTTTGCAACAAAAATTAGAATACAACTAATAGACACTCCTGAATCAAGTGATATAAATAAAGATGGTAAATATTCAGAAGCTGAAAAAAAATGAGGAAAAAAAGCCTCTGACAAAGTTAAAGAACTTATTCCATTAAATTCAAAAGTTAGAGTTTTTCTTTCAGGGGCTAAAACTTATGATAGAGAAGTAGGAACTGTATTTTTTGGTGAAAACTTTTCAAGAAATTTTTCAGTTGAAATGATAAACGCGGGCTTGGCTCGACCAAATGGTATAGATTTTTTAAAAACTCAATATGAAAATCCAAAACATATGGCAAATTTTTTAGCAATCGAGCTAGCTTATGCTTTTAACTCAGCTATCAATAATAAAAGGGGTATGTTTTCTGACTATCCAACATGGCAAGAAACTATGAAAAAGGTTTTTGTAGAAAGAGGAACTGGTACAGCAGTCTATGATAATCTTTTTGTAGGAAAAGCCAATAGTATTTTCAAATATGAAAATAAAAATAAGGAAAAATAA